The nucleotide window CAGCTGAATTTTGCGCAGCTCCATTTGCTGGCCGGTGGTGACGAGCTTCACCGAGTCTTCGCGGGCCTTGAGGGCGTTGCTGGCGTTGGTTTGCTTCAGGGCCTCAATGCGGGCCAGGTTGCTGGTCGTGTTGGCCTCCAGGGTCGTAATTTCCTTCTGCAGCCGCTCCTTTTCCTTTTCCGACTCCTTAAGCTGCTTTTCGGCCTCGGCTATCTGCTCCTTATAGGCCTTCTGGCGGGCCGCAGTGGCAAAGCTCTGGGCCATGCTGCGCAGGGCGGCAAACTCGGTCGAAGTCTTGTCGGGGTCCAGGAAGGTATCGGGGCCGAAGCCGGCGAAGATGGACAGCTCCGAAGTCGTATCCGAGGGCGAGGTAATCATGGAGTAGAAGTCAATGAGCTTGCCCGATACGCTGGAAGCCGGGGTTTGCTTAGCCATCAGCACGTCTTTTTTGCCGACGCCGAACACGCCGTCGCCTTTAAGACGGATGTTATAGGTATCCTTAATCCAAGACTGCCAGAAGTCGCGCGTCCAGGCGGCGGTGCCTTCCACCTGCACCTTTACGGCGGCACGCTCTTTTTTCTCGAAGTTGACGCTGCTCGTGCGGGCCTCGTAGAGCTGGGCACTGGCCCGCGGAGCTGCCAGGCCGACCACGCCGGCCAGCAGAATCGTTGCGAAGAAGAATTTCATAGGACAGTAAAATCAGGCAAAAAGGTGACGGCTGAGCCGCCGACTAGTAAATATCGTGCCGTTCGAAGGCGGCCTGCAAATCCTGGCGCATTTGGGTGAAACGCAGCACGGCAGCGGCAATGAACTCCTCGTCGAGCAGCTCGCGCACGTCGGCCTCGCTGGTCACATCCATTTCACTGACTTTGTAGGTTTGCTCGAAGGGGCCTTTTTCGAGTTTGATAAGGTACTTCCCGTTCCAGGAAAAGAGCGTGATTTTGGCTTCCGGATGCGGAATATCGGCGAGCTGGCGCATAGCAGCAGGAGTTGGCACTGAGTTGAGTGGGCGAAGATAGGCAGCTAGGCGCAACTCCCTGCCCGCAAGCTCGACATAACACCCTTGGGAGGCCCGCGTACAAAAACCCATACTGGTTATTGTCTCACCTAACCCGCACTTGCATCATGCCACAAGGAGATAAATCGGCCTATACCGACAAGCAAAAGCGGCAGGCCGAACACATTGAGGAAGGCTACGAAAAGCGCGGCTTGTCGGAAGACGAGGCCGAGCGCCGGGCCTGGGCCACCGTCAACAAGCAGGACGGCGGCGGTAAAAAGAGCGGTTCCGGCCGCAAGAAAGCCGACGATAAATAAAGCCCTTGGCTTTGACTTCTAAAACCGAAAGGGCCGCTCCAGTATTGGGACGGCCCTTTCGGTTTTAGAAGTCGCACCTTCGAGGCGCGGCCTTGCGGCCTTTAGCTGACCGTGTGCAGAATGGCGTAGAGCGAAGTCACGGAAATCACCACCCACAGCAGCAAGGCCTGAACGAAGGGACGCACGCCCACCGAGCGCAGCACCTGAGCCGAGAGGCCGGCCCCAATCAGAAACAACGTTAGGGTAAGGCCGATTTTGGCCAGCTTCACAGCCACCGGCGCCAGGGGCTGGAGGGCGGGCACGTAGGTATTGAGCAGCATGGCCCCGATAAAGCCCAGAATAAAATAGGGCAGCTTGACTTTGGCCCCCGGGGTTTTGAAGAGAAACGCCGTGCCCAGGGCCACCGGGATAATCCATAGGGCCCGGGCCAGCTTTACGGTGGTGGCAATCTGCAGGGCCTGGTCGCCGTAGTGGCTGGCCGCGCCCACCACCGAGCTGGTATCGTGGATGGCAATGGCGCACCAGAGGCCAAACTGGTTCTGGCTCATGTGCAGTTCGTGACCCAGCATTGGAAACACGAACAAAGCAATGGAATTCAAGATGAACACCGCCCCGAGGGCCACTGACATTTGCGACTCATCGGCCCGCAGCACCGGGCCCACGGCCGCAATAGCGCTGCCACCACAAATAGCGGTGCCGCTGGCAATAAGGTGGGTGGTTTTGGGATTGAGCTTCAGCCAGCGGCCCACAAAGTAGCCCAGTACCAGCGTGGTGCTAATAGAGGCCACCGTGAAAAGCAGCCCTTCCCGCCCGGCCTGTACTGCGGCCTGTGCATTCATGCCAAAGCCCAGGCCAATAACCGACCACTGCAGCAGCTTGCTGGTAACCCGGCGGCTCAAGCTCAGAAACGGGTTGCCCACAACTAGGGCTACGACCAGCCCCAGCAGCAGCGCCAGCGGCGGGGACCCCAGCGGCGACACGCACACAAGTACGGCCAAACTAAAAATCAGCTGCTGGGGAGTAACGCTAAGGCCGAAGACCGGCAGAGGATGAACCAGGAAAGCCGCAAATGCGCTGCGGGCTTCCGCGGGGTGCGGCAATACGGGTGGGGCGGGGTGGGACGCTTTCATGGGTGGGGCAGCAGCAATAACTACCCCAAAACTACGCCCGCCCCTACCCTTTCGATAATCAAAAATGATTATCAGTAATTACCTCAGGTTATAGTATCCTTGCTGAATTCTTGTTGCGCGTACAGCAGAAACCGCCGGGCGGGCACCGCCAAGGGTTGGCCCTGCAGCCACACGGCCTCAAACTGCCGGGGCAATTGCAGATCCTGCACCGGCACAATTTCTAGTCGTCCGGCTTCCAGTTCCTTATGCAGCGCCCGTTTCGAGACGAACCCCAGACAGTTGGGCGCCGCCTCCAGATACGACTTAATGGCTTCGGTATTATCCAGGTATAAGGCTACCCGCAGATCGGAAAGCTTGGTTTTGTGGGCTTTCAGGGCAAACTCCAGCACTTCCAGCGTGCCCGAGCCCCGCTCCCGCAGCACCAGCGGGTGCTCCAGGGTCTTGCGCAACGACAGGGGCTCGGCCGGTACTCCCGCCGCGGTGGCTCGGCGTACGGCTACTAGCTCATCGTCGAGCAGGTGCTCGTAGTGCAGGTCCCGGTTTTTCACCTGGCCTTCCACAAAGCCCAGGTCGATGTGGCCGTGGAGCAGGGCTTCGGCAATCTGCTCGGAGTTGCCGTTGTGCAGAATCAGCTCGACGTGGGGGTAGCGGGCCTGAAAGCCGGGCAGCAGCGGGGGCAGCACGTACTGGGCCAGCGTGGTGCTGGCTCCCAGGCGCAGGCGGCCCGCTGCTTCGGCGTGCAGGCCGTGGAGCTGGTCGGTGAGCTGCTGGTGCAGGGTTTCTACGGCGTCGGCGTGGCTGAGCAGCAGGCGGCCGGCTTCGGTGAGGCTCACGCGGTTGCCGCGCCGCTCAAACAGGCGTTGCCCGTAGCTGCGCTCCAGCTCCCGGATATGCTTGGTAATGGCTGGCTGGGTAATAAAGAGTTCCTGGGCGGCCTTGGTGAAGCTCAGGTGCCGGGCCACCGACTGAAAAACGCGAAGACGAAAATCGGGCATGGGCGCAAGGTAGTACGCCGGGCGGTTTCCGGGGTGCCGGGCGGGCTATGGTTCCGGGCTACTTGCGGGCTACCAGCTTCACAAGGCGCACTTCACGCTTGCCAAAGTCGGCCGTGCCCAGGGGTTCCTCGTAGCGCACGATTTTCAGGCCAGCAGCGCTGTAAAGCGTTTTGAGCTCATTGGTGCTGTACACCACGCCGTCCCCGATTTTCATCGTCTGCGTGGCATCCTTGTGGAAGCCTTCCAGCACCACCAGGCCCCCGGGCTTCAGAGCCTGCATTACTTTTGGCGCGTATTCGCGGCCCCCGGCGTAGGACAGCACAATCAGGTCCCACTTGTTGGTGCCCCAGTCGAAGCGGTCCGCATCCTGCTGCACAGTGGTGATTTTGACCTTCATTGCCCGGGCTTTTTTCTGGGCGTAGGCCAGGGCCTCATCGGCAATATCGACGCCCGTTACCTGCCAGCCCAGCTGAGCCAGATACAAGGCGTTACGGCCCTCACCCATGCCCACGTCCAGCGCCGTGCCCACCGGATGATTTTTCACGGATTCCACCAGTAGCGTATTGGGGGCCTCGTTCAGCACTCGAACCCGGGCCGCCGAATCGGTTAGCACATAATTCCAGCGCCGCCGCTCGTAGTCGGCGGTCTGCCGCTGGTATTCTTCTTTCTGGGCCGCCGTAGCATTGGCCGGCAGCGTCGGGGGTGGCGGCAGCTTGGGCAAGGCCTTCGACGTGGCAGGCGCAGTAGCCGGCGCTGCCGTCTGG belongs to Hymenobacter cellulosilyticus and includes:
- a CDS encoding YeiH family protein, with product MKASHPAPPVLPHPAEARSAFAAFLVHPLPVFGLSVTPQQLIFSLAVLVCVSPLGSPPLALLLGLVVALVVGNPFLSLSRRVTSKLLQWSVIGLGFGMNAQAAVQAGREGLLFTVASISTTLVLGYFVGRWLKLNPKTTHLIASGTAICGGSAIAAVGPVLRADESQMSVALGAVFILNSIALFVFPMLGHELHMSQNQFGLWCAIAIHDTSSVVGAASHYGDQALQIATTVKLARALWIIPVALGTAFLFKTPGAKVKLPYFILGFIGAMLLNTYVPALQPLAPVAVKLAKIGLTLTLFLIGAGLSAQVLRSVGVRPFVQALLLWVVISVTSLYAILHTVS
- a CDS encoding LysR substrate-binding domain-containing protein — its product is MPDFRLRVFQSVARHLSFTKAAQELFITQPAITKHIRELERSYGQRLFERRGNRVSLTEAGRLLLSHADAVETLHQQLTDQLHGLHAEAAGRLRLGASTTLAQYVLPPLLPGFQARYPHVELILHNGNSEQIAEALLHGHIDLGFVEGQVKNRDLHYEHLLDDELVAVRRATAAGVPAEPLSLRKTLEHPLVLRERGSGTLEVLEFALKAHKTKLSDLRVALYLDNTEAIKSYLEAAPNCLGFVSKRALHKELEAGRLEIVPVQDLQLPRQFEAVWLQGQPLAVPARRFLLYAQQEFSKDTIT
- a CDS encoding class I SAM-dependent methyltransferase, whose amino-acid sequence is MKTCHPKAMLLALFLLSGSYSWSQTAAPATAPATSKALPKLPPPPTLPANATAAQKEEYQRQTADYERRRWNYVLTDSAARVRVLNEAPNTLLVESVKNHPVGTALDVGMGEGRNALYLAQLGWQVTGVDIADEALAYAQKKARAMKVKITTVQQDADRFDWGTNKWDLIVLSYAGGREYAPKVMQALKPGGLVVLEGFHKDATQTMKIGDGVVYSTNELKTLYSAAGLKIVRYEEPLGTADFGKREVRLVKLVARK